The Phaseolus vulgaris cultivar G19833 chromosome 10, P. vulgaris v2.0, whole genome shotgun sequence DNA window aaggacccaaagggcgacgccagcgtgagacgtcgcgggcgtcgccaaccaaaatatcagcagggccgcctccccgatacccacaggtaggaaagactgtggagggagacgaaattgaagagggcaaagttagttactggcgtcgcctccccgatacccacaggtaggaaagactgtggagggagacgagactgccaaacgccagcgaatcactagcagggtgttccccgatacctatgggaaggaaagaccatggagggaacaacccccccagagcactcggcgttttagacacccggggacgatacggcgctgctgtagcaggcatctccttaggcgtgggcgccgggcgttaaggatcaaggaaaggaccgttttggtgttagagacaccccgtggacgatacggctccactaggtgagcctctccatgggcgtgggcattgacgcgtgacctttcccgggcatacaaggccgcccaacgaagtgaaagaaacggGTATAATGCAGGCAAAGCaaccgaagcacgcgaaggcaaagaatgagaataaGATCACACAGGCAGAATTCTATGTCGCGAGGGCACGAAAGTAATCATACAAAATCCCAGAGTTGTAGCAAGAGTGCAGacgattcaaagaattacaagtttatcaaagaaggttaaaacaagtataaaggAATGGGCTGATGATCGAGGGTGGCGGCTCAATCGTCCATCTCCAGaggcacgacctttccatcaacaatgtggtgagtggaatcgcagttggaaATGTCAATCCCCGAGTTCATGCAGACTGCTTGGGCCAGAGCTTCCTGGAATCCCTCATCGAAAGTGCCCGCCATGTCCTGGATGagggcctttttgtccttctcctccatggtggcgtccccagaagctacctgcttctccaaagtcTCCTTTTCCACACGaagccgactgacctcgacctgtagtttgtcgtagtcagcctggagaaggcccacagctttggcctgggtagccatatccccctccatccgctccatctcgTCAGCCTGCTCAtagcaacggtccttcaagtccttttgaacttctgcGTCAGCTTCAACTAAGTCTTGAAGGCCCGTTAACTGAACTTGGAGGGTGACTTCCCGAGTGTAAAAGTCAGCCTGGACCCCattgcctctgccagttgcttTTCAGCCTTTTCCTTGGCCTCTTGAGCCTGCTTTAGAGTGCCTTGGTAGGCCTTGTTTTGGCATTCCagggttttcttttcctcctccagggcagttacccttgtttccaaggcctggagggtttgagctTGCAGGACAGCATTtatggcctgggcgcgccattcaagggccaccgccaagaaggcccccaagtagaaaggcatgccctccttcctgtcggtgccctctggcatagttccaccactgaagcccctcatcagatgcatgattggaggagggatggcgatgagatcgggggcggcagcgacgggagGAGGGGAAGCAGAGACTTCTTTCGgtggcggaggcggggcagattcggcaccttcgcccccttcctcttgCACTGTTGTGGGGGGAAGTGAGGTCGCGCTCGGAGGGTTATCCATGAAGGAGTCCCCTCCTTGGGGCGACGCCTCTGGCAGAAGGGGAACCCGCGCAGacttcctcctcttgaagggtgccacaccttccgagtcctcatcatccgataaaatctccaagacccgtttccctttgtcaaggggggttggagccggcgaCGAGGCCACGGCTAGAggaacggcggcgatgggcAGAGGAGAGCCGGGAGTCTGAAGCGCTTCGggggctatgtggagatgacggagaTGAGCCTAGGGGGGCTTCGGTGGTGATCAGTGGTGGTGGTGGCAGAGTTGGTGGGGGGATCggatcagcagcaggggcggaggaggcgcccgccttggcagcacgagcctccttcatcgctttcgccaacatcatccttttggaggcgtccatcaccgatcctacatccaAATAGACCAAGCAGCAGAAATCAAGGCCAAagcaactatacaaaattacaaagcgcatagatgcgtgagatgcaagtaacatggcaccATGGAAAACAGGGGGAAGAGGCTGTGGGAACAAACATCCGGTAGCAAGGTGTTCACAGCAAAAAGGATGAGGGGAGAGTCTCCTTACCAAAGtatgtggtcagggcgtgagcattgtattcgctagcaacaagcttcaatgtatcaaaaacgatccccagcccagccaaggccttgcttacctccctgtcagtaggagatagctcttccagggctttggccctaagcagcttagggcgctccgtccaataaagggggaagccgtccaaggccgtggggtcgtgcttggcgctgcacactctaaagaatttccctttccagtttttgtaagagttttggaagagggagaggaggatcctgcccgcgatcctggaaaagcttacccagaagcttttcccctgcttcttcacttcgaagaaatgcaggaaaacgtctacggagggaaggatgcccaaatgcccgcagagaatttgaaaaccccttacaaatgcccagctgttggggtggagctgggcgggggcggtattaatttcggtgaggagttccctttcaaagggggtgaatgggagacgcacccctacgcgtttaaacaccgtctggtacataaagaagaaagggttcccctttctaggtctgtcgtccacgcagacaggttccccaggcctgccgggacggacggatatgcgAGCGTTgtgagtgcggcagaaagcgttaaagttatacaagtggggatccccacgatgagcctccaggtcctggaaggtagtcaggctggtacactcgttcaagagctcgtcgagggcccatgggtagtaggctttgtagttggacttgggggtcttggggaaGGAATCAGACTCCGCGTTCGTGCGCGTCATGCtgtgaataaatagctggagaaagaagagaggaaaaaggttttaacaagtgtagccatgaccggaaggggagtgaaccccaggaaacaccacccacgcgagaaaacccagaaagaaggagaagggaacagagaaggaaggagaagcggaagaacgcagtaatgcataaatgtcaacagtcccaggcagttcaataaatcatgcaatgcgacgaaagggaaaaGTCGTGGATACgcgaaaatcatacctttgctgtcAAAGTGAAGGCGGAAGAAGAGCACAGGAGGGAGAGAGCAGAAATTGCAGAGAAAGGggttgaaggcgatgaacagtgcagagacgcagagggaatgaatgtaacagtggggtgagcgcggggtttgggggtaacttgaacgctacatttgcaacccaagaggcgctaactaggagccgtgagatcgtgccacgtgtcaaaggatcaatcgcCCAGGGGAAACGCAAGGGTCTATAGAGGCTGGCCGTACGATGGGCCatgtggcgcgcgatcaagggtagccccaaaaggtgttattttccccgtttcagaggatgtccaatcagtcattaagagcgctcctatggttcagagagtgtcacgtcaataattcgagaattgttgagtcagcagggagtgacacgtcatcagggtggcacgtggacagcgtgggcgaggccttagtctttgcgttgaagacaagtcttcggcttaagactggggagcttgtgtaccgtcccgtatccgggcgttgactaagtcaaggtcaaagtcaacaccaggagtCAAGGTCAAaacaaggcgttgcctaggtgaagagacgccaagtgccttcgtcgccaagaagaagcgtcgccaaggcaaggggtcgcctaggtgaaggcgtcgcccaaccagggcgtcgccagatcaaatattactaaggcaaggcaatcacagtgtagTTCCCCGATatccatgggtaggaaagaccatggagggagcgacgccgtgggaaggcctcaggtcccgatgatccgggagagtgataaagagaagagaaatgtggcttcaaggccatagtaacaacaccagtgtagggcagcctgactcgtgaagtacccctgccgccccagagacgcctttgggacagatacgactcaagaggaaggtcacgcccagggtagccgggtgcagggtacgagaggaaggcagatacgctctcaaagtgagtgactagatgattgggggcatgagttggcacccaaaaagtcaccacttgcgcagtagcactcccaggcaggaggactcacatgtagaaacgtccccagatgggcagaaacgcccccagatggggtcatggcgtcgtgaggccctccacgcgtacgacagccaggtcagaatagaaacaccctatagtcaggtaccaggtaattaaagtcattcaatacagtttctgtttcgagcgtttcaggtactataaaggctcccaagcgtttcaacgtcttaaatgcgctacgctttctaattagacgccttaattaagtgcgttacgttttatattaaaagcgctttaaatgcttgggtagtttaaatagtgctgggaatgttgggaacggggttcgaagttttggcaaattttcccagaatacagtctagttgcttgctcgaagtcgtgaggctacgcacaagggactggaaaagaggttgtttgccgacggttgaggtcgcgcagaAAGACGtcacaggtcaaccggacggaacaattaattaatatgtaactaacatgtattaattaatatataactaacttgcatattatcacaagagataaaatatttctttatcttcagaataatatgataataaatttaatcaataacaattatatctttcatcttcagaataatatgataacagataaaatatctctttatcttttatcttaacTACCTTTTCTGGGATGACCAACATTTGGGTCGACCTCACAACCCACTTCTTGGGCCCAAATACCTGGACCAAGGTCCCGAGCACTGCTGTCCAGTACACAAACCCTCTTGGCTCGAGCCGAGCTTGACTAGGTGAAGATGATTACGAGAATATTGTATTGGCCAGATCTCGGACATCGGCTTTGGAGAGGTTGACATCAGACGGTGACATCGGACCTCGGTGGTCCGACGCATcaatgggccacgtaagctgggccACAAAAATAATATGAGTTAACACCCAGATATCAGAAGgacctaagtcacgagaggGTTCATGCATGTGGAGTGTATAGCATGTTCAATTCTAGCACAAGTAAGTATTCCTTAGAGGCGCTAAagcccgttagggttagggtttccaaggatagactgcatgcatggcacatgaatacttagggcacccatagaacagatggccccgcagcgctggtacatgagttggtaccctgacaGCCATACTGTTAAAGATTTTGCAGTCCAAAAGAGGCAAGTCTTGTGTCGCGGTTGCGCTAAGCTTGTGCAACGCGTCACATGATGCCTCACcagtaaccctaattccactaAAGGAAAGATCCTCGTGGGACAGGGAGTTAacctagatacaacctatataaagggtggtaagaaccctagacaGGTAcgctgtttctaagactgaaacttcTTTACATACTTTActgtttcttagcccagtactaacttgatcgtcagaaTGCAATCAACtggtagggccccctctgtttcaacagaGCCATTCTCAACCACCCAAGGAGAGAGCAGAAACCACCAAgaaataggaggagccaccatatgcctttgaagtcaacggCGGCTGAgccaaccggcgggaacatttggcgcccaccgtggggcccgataaaactaggtcccaTTCACAATCGTGTTGAGAGTTATATAGAAATATGAGGAATATGAGGCAAGGTGCATCTGCACTAGAAGGAGGAGACAACGTCTCTGATCCTGCCGaaaactcgaacgtggaggaatcgctttgtagcactctctgacccgtctacgcgactgtgttctctgcgaaatcaccctcagaaccttctcttggatctccaaacgtgacctgcaaaacacacagacggcgcctctagcggccgtttgcactccgacg harbors:
- the LOC137817678 gene encoding uncharacterized protein, with product MPFYLGAFLAVALEWRAQAINAVLQAQTLQALETRVTALEEEKKTLECQNKAYQGTLKQAQEAKEKAEKQLAELTGLQDLVEADAEVQKDLKDRCYEQADEMERMEGDMATQAKAVGLLQADYDKLQVEVSRLRVEKETLEKQVASGDATMEEKDKKALIQDMAGTFDEGFQEALAQAVCMNSGIDISNCDSTHHIVDGKVVPLEMDD